One Zingiber officinale cultivar Zhangliang chromosome 10B, Zo_v1.1, whole genome shotgun sequence genomic window, GGGCCAGATGCTTTTCGAGGTGCACCAGATGAGTTAAGAGGCCCAGAATAAATTGGCCCAGATGTGATGAGCCCTGTTGTTGGAAGCATTGGTGGGAGTGGACCAGAATTTTGGCAAGACATTGGTGCTCCCCCTCCACATTGAAGACCAGAAGATTTCTTCAAAAGATCTCCATGTTTAAGTGGCCCAGAATTAGATTTTTGCATGATGGGGCCTCCGCTAACTAGTGAGGTGCTAGAAATTGGTCCTGCAGAAGAGAGAGAACCAGAATAGCTAGACCGGCCAGAGGCATTCGTTATGATAGGCCCTGAATGAGAAGCTGCACTTCCAAATGATGTGTTCCTTGAAGGGGCATTTAGAGGTCCAGATTTTCTGGATTTTTCCACATGCAGTTCAAACATCTTCCCTAGTTCTCCTGATTTTTTTATATCTCCACCTGTATATGGCATAGCTGCTGAGCTCATAACTGGAGTTTTCTCCTTTGGTGGCTCAGGTCGGCCTGAAACATACAAGCCATTGCTTAGCTGATGGGAAGGGAATCCCGAACCCATTGAGTTTTGAAGCTTTCTCAATTTTCTTGACAAGCTAACTGGGAACGAACAAGTGTAATTCACGCTGATCGGTGGTGGGAAGTTGTAACAGCTGGAAGACTCATATCATGTTCCTGTTGCAGAGTGTAGAACAGCTTATTTTCAATTAGCCTGTTGAAAGACAAATGAAACATGTTGGATATAACAAATGCATACCAAGAATGGTTGTACATACACCAAATGCATAAATATCAgtgtaaacttatttttttattgtcTATACTGCAACAATGTTCATATCATATTGCAAGGAGGAAAAACATGTTGGATGTCATGAAGGGGGTCACAAATGTCAGATTGAAACATATAAAAACCTAGCCGAGTAACTTGGATTTGATTTCTGAAATAGCTTGTAAGGTTGTAATCGATACAAAGATAATATTACAGAGTTTGCACAGGATTTGTAAGTGTATCACTAAATATCCTCATGAATGCAGGGCAAGCATTTATTGATCCAGTGAGAGAGAGTCAATTCAAGGCACGCAGCTTGCAAACTTAACTTACAAGCTGTATCTGAATATGATCCACCAGTTCAAAGTAAACCTAGTTTATAGTGTGGATATATCCAAATTATCTATCACAGATAACATTGGCATTCTGATACCATTGTTCATTTCATGTGCTTTTCCTGAAAAAGAGGATGTCACATACTATGCCTGGATGGAACTGGAGAGTTGACATCCCTACATCCATTAGTAGCAAGCATaagtaaaaaaaaggaaaaacggTTATGTTTTTTTAGAGAAATATAAGTGGTTTTTGTTGAACATAAAATCTTATCCAAACAAAATACCAAAGATATTTCCAATAAATCTCCATTTATGATAACCAGAGGTTTCATCTctgtatttaattttaatcaGAAAAAAAATGTTGTTAATTGTTTTTGGTAAGCGAAATAAGGGCAACTAACCAATGACAAAATTACTTTTCCAGCTAGTGAATTTTGAATGGTTTTCTATTCCAGCCATCCAAAAACATAAATCATGGACCAAAGCCGTATACATTAGCAATAAGCAGTGCATTTTTTAGCAGAAAATTAACACCAAGCCATCTAGGCCTTGCAAGAAGATTGTCAAATGGAGATATTTTAAAGTAAGATAAATTTAAGTCCATAATTAAACAAAAAAGAAGACACTTTGCGAGGAAAATTTCTCCCATCTATCTGTTCAAACAACTGTGAAGGGCATAAACTAAACTACATAGATCAAAGCATAGAAGCAGATGCAGATGCACATGCAGATGCTGCAAAGTTAAGGAAACTCTGTACAGAGCTACAGAGTAACATTGAATTTCCAATACCTTATGAAATCTCAATGATCAAAATATTCAAAGCACAAGATTTAAAAAATGGCGATATTTTTCTGAACTAAATGAAgagtaaaaaaatattctaaacgAGATGTCAACAGTCGCATACCAACTTTTTGAAAGATGGTATCTCTAGCATTCAGGTTAGATATTAAATTCAGATCTGTAAAGTTTCGATTTTCGTTGCAGACTAAAATCTAAAATAAGTTTATAAAGAATAAAGTATTCTTTACTATTTTAAACACACCCACATCTCCAATATCCTAAGGGAACCATGAAGAATGCTAACACATCGTTTAATTACATCAACAGTTTTTTACTGACAAAAACCAAACATTTCTAGAAACCTGACCAAAAAAGAGAAATCAGAAACCATCCTATGAGATGCTTGCAGGCAGCATAGAACTAAACGCTAACTTCCTACACTCGAGGCAAAATAACATATTTAATCATTCACGAACAATCAACTCTACAAGACAAAGCTCAGATATCAAGGCCAAGCAAGCACAAAACCGGGAACAAAACAAAACAGCAAGAGCCAACACCCACGAAAGCGACCCAAGCCCTCTCAAATTATACGCTCCATCCATCCACTCAGATCTTTAACGATTACAGGGAAATGAAACCGCATTCTCCTTCTGCCAAACTCCTAAACTTTCAACTCCTAAACCTAGACTGAAATCTCCAATCCGCGCAAAAACGATTCAACTTCATCAAAgctagagagaaagagaaggaacctCAAACCTCGAACAACGATCAATAAAACCGTCGGAGCTCGTCGATCAAACAAAGCAAAACTCGCATTAAGCCTGCAAGCGATCGCACAATAGAGGAATCGATCTCCACTGCCCACTGGGCGCTCATTTGCAGACAACACAAACCTCCAAAGAAATAGAgcaggaggaaaaaaaaaagggactCGAAGTAAAGGCTGTTTTTTACTATGCCCCTCCaagtttcctttatttttatttcattatttAACAAAAATATCCTTAAAATTTCGACGAGGTATCGCAGTAGGTGCGAAGTGATCAACTACTCAGAATTCCTATATCAGAAACAAACTTCAGTTCTATTCTTTTTCTATTACCGTCCACCATATTATATATAATTGAAAGATACAGAATGATGAGGGCAGTCAGTAAAAGTTATAGAGTTGTTGTAACCTCTGAACGTGATGAGTCCTTCCTCTGCTTTGTCCGACTGAAGGTACAGCCTCACATGGAAGGTTCGATTTAAATATGTTTGGGTCGATCAAGGCAATTACTACATCTACATTTCATAGattctttaaatatataatagGAGAGGTCCATGAGGGGAACAAATTAGCAACTCAGATTGTGTCGACAATTGGTGTGAGTTGTTGTCCCAACTCCCTACCGAAAAGGCTTGCTTCCTTCATTGCTTGGACGCAGGATTGATGAGGTTTCACCATCAGACTTTTGGTTGGGATTCCAATCCACACTGACACTATCCACTTTTATTGGATTGATTCTTGTAGATCTTTACAATGAGCTAATCACTTATAGTAAATCAGTTGTTACTAATTCCTGTACATCTACAGCAGTTGCAATATCGTTTGAAGTGGGAATGAGAGTTGCATTAAGTTCGCTTGGCATCAATTATCTAGAGAGGGAAAGCTCATCGCCGGCGGTGAGTCTTTTTGAGGCATGCCTTCCAACGACATCGTCGTCGTCCTCGTCGTCGTCTCTTTCTCTCAGTTCTTCGATCTTTTCCAGTGCTGCCTTCAGCTCCAATCTCGCATCGACGTTCGTTTCGCAGCAAGCCATGGCGATGTGCAGCAGTTTGGACATCTCTCCTTCGCTCTTCTTGGTCATGTTCGGGTCGAACATCTCCCCTGTTGATTTGTCGTGCGCCACCGAGTTCACCCAGCAGGCCAGATCCGCGGTGGCGGCGCTGCCGCCATCTCTCAGGTACGTGGCGGGGAACTTGCCGGTGAGTATCTCGAGCGCGAGGATGCCGAAGCTCCAGGCGTCGCTTTTGCGGGAGGGCTTTCCTTGCCGGCCGCCGCACTCCGGGGACTTGTAGGCTACCATCACCTGCGAAGCCCTGGCCTTGTTCATCACCGGCGCGAGGGCGTAGTCCGTGAGCACGGGCTCCAGCGAGGGGTCGAGAAGCACGTTGGAGGACTTGAGGTGGCCGTGGGGAAGCGTCAGCATCGGGAGCTCGTCGGAGAGGTAAACCAGGCCTCTTGCTATGCCTTTGATGATCCTTAAACGCGCCGGCCAGTCCAGCACAGGAGGTTCGGGGCCATTGTTTCCTGGACATTCGTTAAGCAACGAGTCAATCAATCTCGAATCGAAATTGGGTACAGTGTTTGAGCTTTGATTAACCATGAAGCATGTGAGCCAAGCTTCCGCCGGGAATGTAGTCGGTGATGATCAGCTTCTCTTCCTTTAGGTAGCAGTAGGCGACCAGAGGCAACAGGTTACGGTGAGACAGCCTCCCCAGCCTCCTCATGTGTTCTCGGAAGTCTTCTCTCCCCGCCGCGTTCATCTCCTTGAATCTTTTGACGACCACGGAAGGGCCGTCGATCAAGGACGCCTTGTAGGAGGAGCCGAAGTTTCCGCTGCCGAGCACTTCGGCGGATGCTCGGAGCAAGTCCGGGAGGTCGAAATCCCTCCTCTCCTCTGATACAAATGACAGCTTCCCCTGTTCTTTCTTCGGGATCTTCTTGCTCCCCCCATGGCTCTCTGTCATtgctgcggcggcggcggcggcggatggTCCGGCCTGTACGCCGGCGGTTTCCAAACGACCGATGGTTTCAGCCTCGCCGGACTGAGGCTGTTCCGCGGCTTCTTTTTGGGAACGGCGGCGGTGGAGGAGGCAGATGATGAGCATGATGAGTAGTAACAAGAGTGCAATTGAGATGAGGATAACGCCGATGATGAAATAAGGGGAGAGCGGCTTCTTATCGGAGCTTGACGGTGGGCATGGGACTGCTAGAGGCGGGCCGCAGAGATTCTTGTTGCCTATTTGATTGACGGTGAAGTCGGTGACAATAATAGATAAATAAATCATGAAATCGCAAACATTTGAATAAGTAATGCCGCAATCCTGATGAATTGATAAGAGGGTTTAAGAAATTCAGCGATGAGAACCTTCGAACAAGGTGGTGCTCATGTTGGCGAGCCTGGCAGGGATCGGGCCGTCGAGATTGTTGAAGGCCACGTTGACAATGTGGAGGTCCGGCTGCCACAGCGCCGGAATCTCCCCCTCGAACATGTTCCCGTCCAGCCCCACCTCCATCAGCTTCTCCGGCGCGACGAGAGAGCTGGGTATCGGGCCGGAGAAGTTGTTGTGCGAAAGCCACACCTTCTTCAGCGCTCGCATTGGCTGGAACAAATCATCCTTGATATGGCCGGAGAAGCGGTTCCTGGACAGGTATATGGACTTGAGATCCGGCAGCTTGGTGATGTCGGGCATGCCGCCGTCGAAGCTGTTGTTGACGAAGCTGAGGTAGCGGAGGCCGGGGAGGCCGGAGAGGAGCCCGAGGTTGAGCTCGCCGGCGAGGCTCATGTCGTTGAGCAGCAGCGTCGACACGCGCGCGTCGTCGCAGAAGACGCCGGCCCAGCTGGAGGTGAATTGCTTGGCGACGCAGGGGGCCACATTGGCACCCCAAGAGGCGAGAGCGGGAGGAGGGCCGGCAGAAGTGGCGTCGGAGAGCGAGGCCTTGAATTGGAGGAGGACGTGGCTGTCCTCGGGAGTGGAAGGATGGCGGCcgaagagggagaggatggcgGCGAGAAGCTGCAGAGGCCATGGCGGGGCTTCGTCGGCCATGACGTGCAGCTGGCTAGGGCGGTGCCGAGGCGGTGGTGGAAAGGGACGATGAGGACGTTGGCCGGGTTGGAAAGGATATCGGCTAAGAATAGGCAGGGAAAGGAAGGACGGAAGAGGAGATTGGAAGGAAGCCACTGTACGGAGATCGAGGAGCTTGACCAAGTCCACAAAAAAGCGGCCGTAAAACGATAGGAGGAGCTCCGGGTACGTAGGAGATCTTCCGTACTTCATTAAAAAGagcattttattaaaaaatataaataaataactatatTGAATAGAAATTGATAGCTTGATGAATATCGCCCTAACACCTAGAttatacattaaaaaaatttcaaaaatttaccaTTTTTAAACCAACGTTAACACAGTGCATTTTCAAACCTTGCAATGTTTTGGGAGGTAAAAAAGAAACGACTTGAGAATAATAGCACAGATCATGTACCTAAATCCACCATTAACAAGAACCCACTGTGCATGAACAGCCATTAAGACGAACTATCAAAGTTTTCAGCAATGTTGCAACAGCTTGAGGCAAAATACCAAAAGCAGCAATTTGAAAAGGTAATGGAGGCAACGTATAGGACCAGAGAATCGCATTCAGTGAATCTGACTAGGATCAAAGATAGTGTCCCTGTAGAGCGCATTCTGTTGTGTGAAGCCATGGGGCTTGTCTTCACCACTTCTTTGCATGGTAAATGGAAGCTGCTGAGCTTGTTGGGCAGCAGAATGTCCATAGACCCAGTGATTTGAGGTGTTCGCTGCAGGCATTATGGGCTGTGATGTTCCAGCATAGTTAGCATCCATAAACTCGACAATGGAAGAAGTTTGTCCAGGATCAAGAGAACCCCAAGAATTGGTTGACAGAAGAGAGAGAGCACGCCGAAGATTCGGTGCTCCATCCAAGTTCGAAGCTCCTGCAGATGCCTCTGAACCTGCACAAGATATATATACATGAGCAACACTACTAATATTTGGATTTGAGGTTAGGGAAAGTGCGAAGAGGTtacatatgaaaatataaatcccTCGTAAACAACCATTTCAGTCAGTTAAATCTTTCAAGATACATAGAAGAGTGCAAATTAACCATTCATTTGCAATTGCTTTGAACAATGATATTCTTTATAGCCACTCCTTTATCCACACAAGCCAAAACATTTATTCGAAATTCGCCTGTGGGATATAGTAATCTTCAATGATTACATGATAGGCCAGTTCGTTACTGGAGCTAAAAAGCCTGGCATAGCCGAAAGAATATTTTGATCTGGCATGAGTAATTGATTCAGGAGCCTAGATAACAAGTTTGCAACAACAGTGTAACATTGTTTGTGTATCATCTTTCACAGAGCTAGTTAGGTATTTCTTTGTCCTGGATAGTTCTCAGATAGTATAGAGTAGAAAGGATCGACTAAAACATAACCATGCATAACAAAGGAATCTGCAAAATTGATTCCTTCATTTAGACAAGTGTACATTGTTCAGTGATATATCCAAGACACAAGAGAATGACAGATTTATCACAGTAGTTACAAAACTGGCTATACATCTTGTTTTAACCAAATATCATCTCGCACCTCAAAGGGCGATTGCTGGATGTTTGATAAATATGACCAATTATTTTCATGCACTAGAAATAGAACAGCATTACATATGACATTATTTTTGTGAAATCGGATCCAAATAGACAAGTAAAATAAACCATATTTGTTTTGTGGTCAGTTTAGCAGCTATGAAATACCCACAAGAGAAAAATGGGGATCCAAATTTATAGCAGACAAAATCACAAAATCACGGATCTTACTGTGTGTATTCAACTGCATTGCAATAATGAGAATCATAAATCTTATAAATATCACCAGGGAActctatttttaagtttcaatcagacGCAAAAGCAGTATACTTTGTACAATGCAGATACATCTAAGTTTTAATCTTCCCAAAGTGCTCATATAGGCAAAAAGATAAAAATTTCAGTCCTTCGACTTTGATTCCATATTCATGCATATCTATCAATCATTCAATACTGAAATAGATCATCTGAATTTGGATCTATATCCACAAAGGCCTAGGTGATACtttatgcatgtttaataatGATAAAGTAGTTTTATCAAAGACTTCTAAAATGTGATAATCAAATAATAATTATGACAATCAATAATAAATATAAGATATTAATAATATTGCTATAGTAATTCATGAACTATGTATTAATAATATATTGTTAAAGAAACATAATATGCAGCCTTTTATTATGATCAACTATCATTAGCTATATGAAATTAGGAtaggaaatgaaccaagcgttcgtgaacaagcttggtaagaacttgtttatgttcgttcaatataaacaagattaattaaacaaataagcttgaataactcgttaagataaacaaacaagcttgaacacatatatattcaactcattaacattcgtgaacaatgtttgtgaacaacgttcatgaactatatacattaataaaactcttatcaatatgctaaataaataataaaataaaaaaaaattaaatttaaattatcaagctcaatgaccaatcaaacaaatttgaattaagagctcgataacatctaaactaaCCCAGCTTGAACctagctcaagccaagcttaaattgagagatcgataacatctaaatgaatcaagctcaagccaagcttcaaacaagctcaagcttataaaaaataaaccatgccaagcttgaacaattatttcaagagtttggttcattttaagctcggctcggcttgactcggttaccttatcaaataagcttgaacatcccaaagttcggcttggctcggctcgtttacaaccctaTATGAAATTGTCCTTACAGTCTCTTTTCTATTTGTGTTTCTTAACAAGTCTGATTTTATGGATCCCACAGATCTTATACCATggatatttaaattttagatcACCAGATCCTTACTGACCAAAATTTTATCAATTATGTTTCAGTGTGGAGAAGTTTCCAAATAAAGCAAAAACAGGTAAAACACCACACTAGTTATATTGAATTTCAATTTCAAGGAGAAGGAACTTAGAAGATAGACCTCTCAACAAACTACTGGAGAAAAGCCTTTGAAGTAGTAACTTGCATCAAGAAA contains:
- the LOC122028918 gene encoding pollen receptor-like kinase 4; this encodes MAVHAQWVLVNGGFSTEDLLRTRSSSYRFTAAFLWTWSSSSISVQWLPSNLLFRPSFPCLFLADILSNPANVLIVPFHHRLGTALASCTSWPTKPRHGLCSFSPPSSPSSAAILPLPRTATSSSNSRPRSPTPLLPALLPLSPLGVPIWAGVFCDDARVSTLLLNDMSLAGELNLGLLSGLPGLRYLSFVNNSFDGGMPDITKLPDLKSIYLSRNRFSGHIKDDLFQPMRALKKVWLSHNNFSGPIPSSLVAPEKLMEVGLDGNMFEGEIPALWQPDLHIVNVAFNNLDGPIPARLANMSTTLFEGNKNLCGPPLAVPCPPSSSDKKPLSPYFIIGVILISIALLLLLIMLIICLLHRRRSQKEAAEQPQSGEAETIGRLETAGVQAGPSAAAAAAAMTESHGGSKKIPKKEQGKLSFVSEERRDFDLPDLLRASAEVLGSGNFGSSYKASLIDGPSVVVKRFKEMNAAGREDFREHMRRLGRLSHRNLLPLVAYCYLKEEKLIITDYIPGGSLAHMLHGNNGPEPPVLDWPARLRIIKGIARGLVYLSDELPMLTLPHGHLKSSNVLLDPSLEPVLTDYALAPVMNKARASQVMVAYKSPECGGRQGKPSRKSDAWSFGILALEILTGKFPATYLRDGGSAATADLACWVNSVAHDKSTGEMFDPNMTKKSEGEMSKLLHIAMACCETNVDARLELKAALEKIEELRERDDDEDDDDVVGRHASKRLTAGDELSLSR